One stretch of Pelmatolapia mariae isolate MD_Pm_ZW linkage group LG3_W, Pm_UMD_F_2, whole genome shotgun sequence DNA includes these proteins:
- the LOC134624509 gene encoding gastrula zinc finger protein XlCGF26.1-like codes for MPASKDERVVILVEKTFITMKQARRRECIDSGDRSFMCDQCGKAFTRNSSLKQHQLIHTGVKPFSCDQCGQAFTHNSKLKKHQLLHTGLKPFSCDQCGKTFTVNGNLKRHQLVHTGIKPFSCDQCGKTFTHNSKLKKHQLIHTGFKPFSCDQCGKSFTENGNLKKHQLIHTGLKAISYNQCGKSFSTSNGLIEHHLVHAADKPFVCAQCGKCFTENGNLKQHQLVHTGIKPFSCDQCGRTFTQNSSLKKHQLIHTGLKPFICDQCGKSFTEKGNLKKHQLIHTGLKPFSCDLCGKTFTHSNCLKEHQLIHTTDKPFTCDLCGKSFTHSKSLKDHLLIHTGIKSFVCGQCGKAFTQSKNLKQHQLIHTGIKPFSCDQCGKSFTLHRNLKKHHLLHIGVKPFTCDQCGKFFSRMSSLKEHQAIHTGIKPFVCCQCGKGFRRMDTLKNHQLIHTGVN; via the coding sequence ATGCCAGCAAGTAAAGATGAACGAGTTGTGATCCTTGTGGAGAAGACTTTCATCACTATGAAGCAGGCCAGAAGACGCGAGTGCATTGACAGTGGAGACAGAAGCTTCATGTGCGATCAGTGTGGAAAGGCTTTTACTCGTAATAGCAGCTTAAAACAacatcagctcatccacactggagttaaaccattcagctgtgatcagtgtggacaGGCTTTCACACATAATagcaagttaaaaaaacaccagCTTCTCCACACTGGATTaaaaccattcagctgtgatcagtgtgggaagACTTTCACTGTGAATGGCAACTTAAAAAGACATCAGCTCGTCCACACTGGCATTAAACCATTCAGCTGCGATCAGTGTGGAAAGACTTTCACACATAATagcaagttaaaaaaacaccagctcatccacactggatttAAACCATttagctgtgatcagtgtggaaagtcttttactgaAAATggcaacttaaaaaaacatcagctcatccacactggattaAAAGCAATTAGCTACaatcagtgtggaaagtctttttctaCGAGTAATGGCTTAATAGAACATCACCTCGTCCATGCTGCAGATAAACCATTCGTCTGTGCTCAGTGTGGAAAGTGTTTCACTGAGAATGGCAACTTAAAACAACATCAGCTCGTCCACACTGGCATTAAACCATTCAGCTGCGATCAGTGTGGAAGGACTTTCACTCAGAATagcagcttaaaaaaacatcaactcatccacactggattaAAACCATTtatctgtgatcagtgtggaaagtcttttactgaAAAAggcaacttaaaaaaacatcagctcatccacactggattaAAGCCATTTAGCTGTGATCTGTGTGGAAAGACTTTTACTCATAGTAACTGCTTAAAAGAACATCAGCTCATCCATACGACAGATAAACCATTCACCTGTGatctgtgtggaaagtcttttactcacagtaaaAGCTTAAAAGATCATCTTCTCATCCACACTGGAATTAAATCATTTGTCTGTGGTCAATGTGGAAAGGCTTTTACTCAGagtaaaaatttaaaacaacatcagctcatccacactggaattaaaccattcagctgtgatcagtgtggaaaatCCTTTACTCTGCatagaaacttaaaaaaacatcatctCCTCCACATTGGGGTTAAACCATTcacctgtgatcagtgtggaaagttTTTTAGTCGCATGAGTTCCTTGAAAGAACATCAGGCCATCCACACTGGCATTAAACCATTTGTCTGTTGTCAGTGTGGAAAGGGTTTTCGTCGCATGGATACTTTAAAAAATCATcaactaatccacactggagttAATTAA